The Clostridium septicum genome contains a region encoding:
- the cutD gene encoding choline TMA-lyase-activating enzyme: protein MSNGNLGIIQRKATIFNIQKYNMYDGDGIRTLIFFQGCPLRCKWCANPEGMIRKYRVMLKSNLCINCGECVSVCPVGIHTISNETLKHEVNHNIDCIGCGKCKDACLKSALSIVGEEKTISELLEIIEEDRTFYEMSGGGVTLGGGEVLMQPEAASSLLMACKQEGINTAIETCGYAKLESVLKVAEFTDLFLFDIKHIDSDKHFELTGVRNEQILENLKALLNGKYNVQIRMPLLKGINDSQEAIEGAMEFLKPYKDYKNFRGVDLLPYHKMGVNKYNQLGIEYPIKGDPSLNSEDLDRIEGWVKKYDLPVKVIRH from the coding sequence ATGAGTAATGGAAATTTAGGTATAATCCAACGAAAAGCAACGATTTTTAATATACAAAAATATAATATGTACGACGGAGATGGAATAAGAACTTTAATATTTTTCCAAGGATGTCCTCTTCGTTGTAAATGGTGTGCAAATCCTGAAGGAATGATTAGAAAGTATAGAGTTATGCTAAAAAGCAATTTATGTATTAACTGTGGAGAATGTGTTTCAGTTTGTCCAGTGGGAATACATACTATATCTAATGAGACTTTAAAGCATGAAGTTAATCACAATATTGATTGTATAGGATGTGGCAAATGTAAAGATGCTTGCCTTAAATCAGCACTATCAATAGTTGGAGAAGAAAAAACTATTTCTGAACTTCTAGAAATCATAGAAGAAGATAGAACTTTCTATGAAATGTCAGGTGGTGGAGTTACATTAGGTGGCGGAGAAGTGTTGATGCAACCAGAAGCTGCAAGTAGTTTATTAATGGCATGTAAGCAAGAAGGCATAAATACTGCAATTGAAACCTGTGGATATGCAAAGTTAGAATCAGTACTTAAGGTTGCGGAGTTTACAGATTTATTCCTATTTGATATTAAGCATATTGATTCTGACAAACATTTTGAGTTAACAGGAGTAAGGAATGAACAAATTTTAGAAAATCTTAAAGCACTTCTTAATGGTAAATACAATGTACAAATTCGTATGCCTTTATTAAAGGGTATAAATGATTCACAAGAAGCTATTGAAGGAGCTATGGAATTTTTAAAACCATATAAAGATTATAAGAATTTTAGAGGAGTTGATTTACTTCCATATCATAAAATGGGAGTAAATAAATACAACCAATTAGGAATTGAATACCCTATAAAGGGAGACCCAAGTTTAAATAGTGAAGATTTAGATAGAATTGAAGGATGGGTAAAAAAATATGATTTACCTGTAAAAGTAATTCGCCATTAA
- a CDS encoding cobalamin adenosyltransferase, with amino-acid sequence MMKFITEEYLRDLYRKEPFNTYKLQQGQRLTPGAAQYLSDKRIKISDNKPKNKNNASKNNMKFNEIEDKQIENNETEIVKKSEKSSLDLQKRFCYKLKAIESEILIISSEILKEDIFLAQNIINLGKKISNIRNFISGKGPLEVIICKECTGIKLSDFASELEDCFEITEFHIQLKNSNSILKMHTLRCKLQELKFELAEIYENDDTRNEIMRNLNSIINSLSQLICSAVGGKECQRKE; translated from the coding sequence ATGATGAAATTTATTACGGAAGAGTATTTAAGAGATCTATATAGAAAAGAACCTTTTAATACCTACAAGTTACAACAAGGACAACGCCTTACACCTGGAGCAGCTCAATATTTATCTGATAAGAGAATAAAAATAAGTGATAATAAACCAAAAAATAAAAATAACGCTTCTAAAAATAATATGAAATTTAATGAAATTGAAGATAAACAAATAGAAAACAACGAAACTGAAATAGTTAAAAAATCTGAAAAGAGTAGTTTAGATTTGCAAAAGAGATTTTGCTATAAATTAAAAGCTATAGAATCAGAAATTCTTATTATTAGTAGTGAAATATTAAAAGAAGATATATTTTTAGCACAAAATATTATAAATTTAGGCAAAAAGATATCAAACATAAGAAATTTTATAAGTGGAAAAGGTCCTCTTGAAGTTATTATTTGTAAAGAATGTACTGGAATTAAGTTATCAGATTTTGCAAGTGAACTTGAAGATTGTTTTGAAATAACAGAGTTTCATATTCAGCTAAAAAATAGTAATTCAATTTTAAAGATGCATACACTCCGCTGTAAATTACAAGAATTAAAATTTGAACTAGCTGAAATTTATGAAAATGATGATACGAGAAATGAAATTATGAGAAATCTTAATTCAATAATTAATTCACTATCTCAATTAATTTGTTCAGCAGTAGGAGGGAAAGAATGTCAGAGAAAAGAGTAA
- the eutJ gene encoding ethanolamine utilization protein EutJ gives MSEKRVNFEDCDNLVRKFEEVIENPILKESSVYYTGVDLGTACIVLAVLDENYQPVAGAYRYADVVRDGMVVDYLGAVKIVRELKEEIEEKLNTELIYAAAAIPPGTDALDSGAIKNVVQAAGFELTCLLDEPTAANAVLKIENGAVVDIGGGTTGISVLKDGKVVYVVDEPTGGTHFSLVISGAYKMPFKEADKFKRDNKNHKEILPLLKPVVEKVASIITTNVNNYDVKEISLVGGTCCLTGIEEIINKKTGIYTHKPKNPMFVTPLGIALNCTQDIIEE, from the coding sequence ATGTCAGAGAAAAGAGTAAACTTCGAAGATTGTGATAATCTAGTTAGAAAGTTTGAAGAAGTTATAGAAAATCCAATTCTTAAAGAATCTTCTGTTTATTATACAGGTGTAGATTTAGGAACTGCTTGCATTGTACTTGCTGTTTTAGATGAAAACTATCAGCCAGTTGCAGGAGCATATAGATATGCAGATGTAGTTCGTGATGGAATGGTTGTTGATTATCTAGGAGCTGTAAAAATTGTTAGAGAGCTTAAGGAAGAAATCGAAGAAAAACTTAATACTGAGCTGATTTATGCAGCAGCTGCAATTCCACCTGGAACTGATGCTTTAGATTCTGGAGCAATTAAAAATGTAGTTCAAGCTGCAGGATTTGAACTTACATGTCTTTTAGATGAACCTACTGCTGCAAATGCTGTACTTAAAATTGAAAATGGTGCAGTTGTTGATATTGGTGGAGGAACAACCGGAATATCAGTTTTAAAAGATGGAAAAGTTGTTTATGTAGTAGATGAACCGACAGGGGGCACTCATTTTTCACTAGTTATTTCAGGAGCATATAAGATGCCATTTAAAGAAGCAGATAAATTTAAAAGAGATAATAAAAATCATAAGGAGATTCTACCATTATTAAAACCAGTAGTTGAAAAGGTAGCATCTATTATCACTACAAATGTTAATAATTATGATGTTAAAGAGATATCTTTAGTAGGTGGTACTTGTTGCTTAACAGGAATTGAAGAAATTATTAATAAGAAAACAGGAATATATACTCATAAACCTAAAAACCCTATGTTTGTTACACCGCTAGGAATAGCATTAAATTGTACACAAGACATTATTGAAGAATAA
- the cutC gene encoding choline trimethylamine-lyase, whose product MDIREFSSKLMEATQNMSDEERANLMEMFKKVSSEITKEEQTTVNVATNNNGEIPDGITERLVKLKENYLKQVPSITTHRARAITKIAKENPGIPKSVLRGKCFKHCCETAPLVIQDNELIVGAPNGKPRAGAFSPDIAWRWMVDEIDTIGTRPQDPFYISEEDKKIMREELFPFWKGKSVDEYCEDQYREAGVWELSGESFVSDCSYHAVNGGGDSNPGYDVILMKKGMLDVKREAEEKLANLNYENPEDIDKIYFYKSLIDTAEGVMIYAKRMSDYAAELAAKETNPKRKAELLKISEVNAKVPAHKPTTFWEAIQAVWTIESLLVVEENQTGMSIGRVDQYMYPFYKADIESGRMTDFEAFELAGCMLIKMSEMMWITSEGGSKFFAGYQPFVNMCLGGVTREGRDATNELTYLLMDAVRHVKIYQPSLACRIHKGSPNKYLKKIVEVIRAGMGFPACHFDDVHIKMMLAKGVSIEDARDYCLMGCVEPQKSGRLYQWTSTGYTQWPICIELVLNQGVPLWYGKQVCPNMGDLSQFKTYEQFEAAVKEQIKYITKWTSVATVISQRVHRELAPKPLMSIMYEGCMENGRGVEAGGAMYNFGPGVVWSGLATYTDSMAAIKKLVFEEKKYTLQELNEALKADFVGYEKLRKDCLEAPKYGNDDDYADYIAADLINFTEREHRKYKTLYSVLSHGTLSISNNTPFGQMTGATANGRRAWMPLSDGISPSQGSDFKGPTSIIKSVSKMSCEDMNIGMVHNFKLISGLLDTKEGEQGIITLLRSACALQLGEVQFNYLDNNTLIEAQKHPDQYRDLIVRVAGYSAFFVELCKDVQDEIISRTMLTHF is encoded by the coding sequence GTGGATATTCGTGAATTTTCAAGTAAACTTATGGAAGCTACTCAAAACATGTCCGATGAAGAACGTGCTAATTTAATGGAAATGTTTAAAAAGGTTTCTAGTGAAATAACAAAAGAAGAACAAACAACTGTAAATGTTGCAACTAATAATAATGGAGAAATTCCAGATGGAATAACAGAACGTTTAGTTAAGTTAAAGGAAAATTACTTAAAACAAGTTCCATCAATAACAACTCATCGTGCAAGAGCTATTACTAAAATAGCTAAAGAAAACCCTGGTATACCTAAATCAGTTTTACGTGGTAAATGTTTCAAGCATTGTTGTGAAACAGCACCATTAGTAATTCAAGATAATGAACTTATTGTTGGAGCACCAAATGGAAAGCCACGTGCAGGTGCATTTTCACCTGATATAGCTTGGAGATGGATGGTTGATGAAATAGATACTATAGGAACTCGTCCACAAGATCCATTCTACATATCAGAAGAAGATAAAAAGATTATGCGTGAAGAACTTTTCCCATTCTGGAAAGGAAAATCAGTAGATGAATATTGTGAAGATCAATATCGTGAAGCTGGAGTATGGGAACTTTCAGGAGAGTCTTTCGTTTCAGATTGCTCATACCATGCAGTAAATGGTGGAGGAGACTCTAACCCAGGATACGATGTAATATTAATGAAAAAGGGTATGCTTGATGTAAAGAGAGAAGCAGAAGAAAAATTAGCTAATCTTAATTATGAAAACCCAGAAGATATAGATAAAATTTACTTCTACAAATCATTAATTGATACTGCAGAAGGAGTTATGATATATGCTAAACGTATGTCAGATTATGCAGCTGAATTAGCAGCAAAAGAAACTAACCCTAAGCGTAAAGCAGAGCTTTTAAAAATCTCTGAAGTAAATGCTAAAGTCCCAGCACATAAGCCAACAACTTTCTGGGAAGCAATTCAAGCTGTTTGGACTATAGAATCACTATTAGTAGTTGAAGAAAACCAAACAGGTATGTCAATAGGTCGTGTTGACCAATATATGTATCCATTCTATAAAGCAGATATTGAATCAGGACGTATGACTGACTTTGAAGCATTTGAATTAGCAGGATGTATGCTTATAAAAATGTCTGAAATGATGTGGATAACAAGTGAAGGTGGTTCTAAATTCTTCGCAGGTTACCAACCATTTGTTAATATGTGCTTAGGTGGTGTTACTAGAGAAGGCCGTGATGCTACAAATGAATTAACTTATTTATTAATGGATGCTGTTCGTCACGTTAAAATATATCAACCATCTTTAGCTTGTCGTATCCATAAAGGATCACCAAACAAGTACCTTAAGAAGATAGTTGAAGTTATTCGTGCAGGTATGGGATTCCCAGCATGTCACTTTGATGATGTTCATATAAAGATGATGTTAGCAAAGGGTGTTTCTATAGAAGATGCAAGAGATTACTGTTTAATGGGATGCGTTGAGCCTCAAAAATCAGGAAGATTATATCAATGGACTTCTACAGGATATACTCAATGGCCAATATGTATAGAATTAGTTTTAAATCAAGGTGTGCCTTTATGGTATGGAAAACAAGTATGTCCTAATATGGGAGACTTAAGCCAATTTAAAACTTATGAACAATTTGAAGCTGCTGTTAAGGAGCAAATTAAGTACATTACTAAATGGACAAGTGTTGCTACAGTAATTTCTCAACGTGTTCATAGAGAACTTGCTCCAAAGCCACTTATGTCAATTATGTATGAAGGATGTATGGAAAATGGTAGAGGTGTAGAAGCTGGTGGAGCTATGTACAACTTCGGACCTGGAGTAGTATGGAGTGGTTTAGCTACTTACACAGATTCTATGGCAGCTATAAAGAAATTAGTATTTGAAGAAAAGAAATATACTTTACAAGAATTAAATGAAGCATTAAAAGCTGACTTTGTTGGATACGAAAAATTAAGAAAAGATTGTTTAGAAGCACCTAAGTATGGTAATGACGATGACTATGCAGATTACATTGCTGCTGATTTAATTAACTTTACTGAAAGAGAACATCGTAAGTATAAGACATTATATTCAGTTCTTAGTCATGGTACTTTATCAATTTCAAATAATACTCCATTTGGACAAATGACTGGAGCTACAGCAAATGGACGTAGAGCATGGATGCCTTTATCAGATGGTATAAGTCCATCTCAAGGATCTGACTTTAAGGGACCTACTTCTATAATAAAATCTGTTTCTAAAATGTCTTGTGAAGACATGAATATAGGTATGGTTCATAACTTTAAGCTAATATCTGGTCTTCTTGATACAAAAGAAGGTGAACAAGGAATAATTACATTGTTACGTAGTGCATGTGCTCTTCAACTTGGAGAAGTTCAATTTAACTACTTAGATAACAATACATTAATAGAAGCACAAAAACATCCAGATCAATATCGTGATTTAATTGTTCGTGTTGCTGGATATAGTGCATTCTTCGTTGAGTTATGTAAAGATGTTCAAGATGAAATTATAAGTAGAACTATGTTAACACATTTCTAA
- a CDS encoding BMC domain-containing protein produces MDFRIIKSPSKNTKDILRRRMGGEGIKELDSADAIGLVQGKLIDMIYVADIAEKAVGVTVSDIRGTCPQHMVLLGIFGDTASVESAIKEIQLKMKEGKKVC; encoded by the coding sequence GTGGATTTTCGAATTATAAAATCTCCCTCCAAAAACACTAAAGATATTCTAAGAAGAAGAATGGGAGGAGAGGGTATAAAAGAACTAGATAGTGCTGATGCAATAGGTCTTGTTCAAGGCAAGCTTATTGATATGATTTATGTTGCCGATATTGCAGAGAAAGCTGTTGGAGTTACTGTTTCAGATATTAGAGGGACATGTCCACAACACATGGTTTTACTTGGTATTTTTGGCGATACAGCATCAGTTGAATCTGCAATAAAGGAGATACAGCTGAAAATGAAGGAAGGTAAAAAAGTATGTTAG
- a CDS encoding BMC domain-containing protein yields MRYYGNEALGLVETIGLVPALHAADQMLKAANVELISYENVGSTLVTVMVKGDVGAVKSAVEAGARAAASVGKLTAHNVMPRPIKPVGDIVSVHDVDL; encoded by the coding sequence ATGAGATATTATGGAAATGAAGCTTTAGGTCTTGTGGAAACAATAGGATTAGTTCCTGCACTCCATGCTGCAGATCAAATGCTAAAAGCTGCCAATGTTGAATTAATTTCATATGAAAATGTTGGTTCAACACTTGTTACAGTTATGGTAAAAGGCGATGTTGGAGCAGTTAAATCTGCTGTAGAAGCAGGAGCTAGAGCTGCAGCATCAGTTGGAAAATTAACAGCACACAATGTTATGCCACGTCCAATTAAACCAGTTGGTGATATTGTTTCAGTGCATGATGTTGATTTATAA
- a CDS encoding EutP/PduV family microcompartment system protein — protein sequence MKRKRIMVIGPSRCGKTTLVNALNDYKGPLRRTPDLIYGKNTIDVPAAYVENAWMYKNIIATAQDASHVLILVDQSNCTEIYSYGFAKCFRCPVIGVITKCDLSPENEKKCLKQLKDIGVLEPYFHVSFPMEIGINDLKQYLFGKGEE from the coding sequence ATGAAAAGAAAACGCATAATGGTAATTGGTCCTTCAAGGTGTGGAAAAACCACATTAGTTAATGCATTAAATGATTATAAAGGTCCATTAAGAAGAACACCAGATTTAATTTATGGTAAAAATACAATCGATGTTCCAGCTGCCTATGTAGAGAATGCATGGATGTATAAGAATATAATTGCCACAGCTCAAGATGCATCTCATGTGCTTATATTAGTAGATCAATCTAACTGCACTGAAATATATTCTTATGGATTTGCAAAGTGTTTTAGATGTCCAGTAATTGGAGTTATAACTAAGTGTGATTTATCACCAGAAAATGAAAAGAAATGCTTGAAACAGCTAAAGGATATAGGTGTATTAGAACCATATTTTCATGTTAGTTTTCCAATGGAAATAGGAATTAATGATTTAAAGCAGTATTTATTCGGAAAAGGTGAGGAGTAA
- a CDS encoding BMC domain-containing protein, translating to MEDFLDGKIQRIVQESVPGKQITIAHVIASPMPDIYERLGIDEKGAIGILTLSPYETAIIAADIATKVADVNIGFLDRFTGSVVISGDVQSVETALDAVNNTLRDMLGFTPAAITRT from the coding sequence ATGGAAGATTTTCTTGATGGAAAAATTCAGCGTATTGTACAGGAGTCAGTTCCAGGAAAACAAATTACTATAGCTCATGTTATTGCTTCACCTATGCCTGATATATATGAACGTTTAGGAATAGATGAAAAAGGAGCAATAGGTATTTTAACTCTTTCTCCATATGAAACTGCTATTATTGCAGCAGATATTGCTACAAAGGTTGCAGATGTTAATATTGGATTTCTAGATCGTTTTACAGGTTCTGTTGTAATAAGTGGTGATGTTCAAAGTGTTGAAACAGCACTTGATGCAGTAAATAATACTTTAAGGGATATGCTTGGATTTACTCCGGCTGCTATTACAAGAACATGA
- a CDS encoding cupin domain-containing protein: MKKLICAKDIEELIVNGKKTFYIDGSEIITPAAQDLAINNQIKFTNESPKVEASTTQKLDPIKCPNIEGLDSDTLVKFFKVLMEKGLLQDLLECLKPKNTLFDAECDPSGLKVVRGNTVKMDVFDTGDPNVRAYFQELVSKEESKMSAGFLVIENSKFEWELTYEEIDYVIEGTLTVEINGKTYTAHAGDVLFVPSGSKVVWGSPDKARVFYSTYPANWADLL, encoded by the coding sequence GTGAAGAAATTAATTTGTGCAAAAGATATTGAGGAGTTAATAGTAAATGGCAAGAAGACTTTTTATATTGATGGTAGTGAAATAATCACACCAGCAGCTCAAGATCTTGCAATAAATAATCAAATAAAATTTACTAATGAATCTCCTAAAGTAGAAGCATCAACAACACAAAAGTTAGATCCTATAAAATGTCCAAATATAGAAGGATTAGATAGTGACACATTAGTTAAATTCTTTAAAGTTTTAATGGAAAAAGGATTATTACAAGACTTACTTGAATGCTTAAAACCAAAAAATACTTTATTTGATGCTGAATGTGATCCTAGTGGACTTAAGGTAGTTAGAGGAAATACTGTAAAAATGGATGTGTTTGATACTGGAGATCCAAATGTAAGAGCATATTTCCAAGAGTTAGTAAGTAAAGAAGAATCAAAAATGAGCGCTGGATTTTTAGTTATTGAAAATTCAAAGTTTGAATGGGAACTAACTTATGAAGAAATTGATTATGTTATTGAAGGTACTTTAACAGTAGAAATTAACGGAAAGACATATACAGCACATGCTGGAGATGTGTTATTTGTACCATCAGGCTCTAAAGTAGTGTGGGGATCACCAGATAAGGCTAGGGTATTTTATTCAACTTATCCAGCAAACTGGGCAGATCTTTTATAG
- a CDS encoding BMC domain-containing protein gives MYALGLIETKGLLPAIEAADVMVKSADVSIVEKSYVGGALVTILIKGDVAAVKAAIEAGAAAVKKIDERYLISEHVIPRPHEELDGIIGPNTPDNSQSEKEDNLEESEEELESFEEVSKETKDHIENIEEAKEILEEHQEVLDVDLDKQKGVNLEDLHKEDVDNLVNNDGIEKTILTLSKLKVVKLRNLAREYNDFVIKGRSISKADKNLLLTKFRLYYYNK, from the coding sequence ATGTACGCACTTGGTTTAATAGAAACAAAAGGATTACTTCCAGCTATTGAGGCTGCTGATGTAATGGTTAAATCAGCTGACGTAAGTATTGTTGAAAAATCTTATGTTGGAGGAGCACTTGTTACAATTTTAATTAAGGGTGATGTAGCAGCAGTAAAGGCAGCTATAGAAGCAGGAGCAGCAGCAGTTAAGAAAATTGATGAAAGATATTTAATTTCAGAACATGTTATTCCAAGACCACATGAGGAGTTAGATGGAATAATAGGACCTAATACACCTGATAATTCACAATCTGAAAAAGAAGATAACTTAGAAGAAAGTGAAGAGGAATTAGAAAGTTTTGAAGAAGTTTCAAAAGAAACAAAAGATCATATAGAAAATATTGAAGAAGCTAAAGAAATTCTAGAGGAGCATCAAGAAGTTTTAGATGTTGATTTAGATAAACAAAAAGGTGTTAATCTAGAAGATTTACATAAAGAAGATGTAGATAATTTAGTAAATAATGATGGAATAGAAAAAACAATTTTAACGTTATCTAAACTAAAGGTTGTTAAGCTTAGAAACTTAGCTCGTGAATATAATGATTTTGTAATTAAGGGTAGAAGTATTTCAAAAGCTGATAAGAATTTATTACTTACAAAGTTTAGATTATATTACTATAATAAATAG
- a CDS encoding BMC domain-containing protein, protein MARYEALGLIETFGLVFALEAADAMCKASNVELEGYANVASGYITVLVRGDVGACKAAVDAGVAAVEAMEGANLYSSMVIPRPHQDIEKIIKRYELVNLIGE, encoded by the coding sequence ATGGCAAGATATGAAGCTTTAGGGCTAATTGAGACTTTTGGTTTAGTTTTTGCTTTAGAGGCAGCAGATGCAATGTGTAAAGCATCAAATGTTGAACTTGAAGGATATGCAAATGTTGCATCAGGTTATATAACTGTATTAGTTCGTGGTGATGTTGGTGCTTGTAAGGCAGCAGTAGATGCTGGAGTTGCTGCAGTTGAAGCAATGGAAGGTGCAAATCTTTATAGTTCAATGGTTATTCCAAGACCTCATCAAGATATTGAAAAAATAATAAAACGTTATGAGCTTGTGAATCTTATAGGAGAATAG
- a CDS encoding EutN/CcmL family microcompartment protein, translating into MLVARLVHNVWATRKADSLTGLKFMLAEEISDKGEGNRFVVVDIIGAGVGDRVIISTGSSARKMLGDDNIPVDAVVVGIIDNDCTFE; encoded by the coding sequence ATGTTAGTAGCAAGACTGGTTCATAATGTATGGGCAACTAGAAAAGCAGATTCACTTACAGGACTTAAATTTATGTTAGCTGAAGAGATTAGCGATAAAGGAGAAGGCAACAGATTTGTTGTTGTTGACATTATCGGAGCAGGTGTTGGTGATAGAGTTATTATCAGTACTGGATCATCAGCTCGCAAAATGCTAGGGGATGATAATATCCCAGTAGATGCAGTTGTTGTTGGAATAATTGACAATGATTGTACTTTTGAGTAA
- a CDS encoding aldehyde dehydrogenase family protein, translating to MNIIDNDLLSMQEARILVENAREAQKKLATFPQEKLDEIVERMVEEVEKHLKEFAQMSNEETEYGRWEDKYIKNSFVCKYLRDRLQGMKCVGIINKDKENNTMDVGVPMGVIIAFCPATSPISTTIYKALIAIKSGNAIIFSPHPRAKNTISKTVDILIRAAQGVGLPEGALAYLHTVMASGSLELMNHKDTSLIMNTGVPEMLDAAYKSGKPVIYGGNGNGPAFIERTADIEQAVKDIISSKNFDYGVVSAAEQSIVVDSCIVAEVKKALQKNGGYFMTQEESEKLGDIFFYKDGSPNLEVIGKCPQFLAKKAGFTVSDDVKVLISEQKFVSNSNPYSREKLCPVLAFYIEDDWMHACEKCIELLLSERQGHTLVIHSRDEDVIQQFALKKPVGRVLVNTSGTFGSMGATTNLFPSMTLGSGSAGEGMTSDNVSPMNLIYVRKIGYGVRKVDEMLKLLEPKDNSSYTVLENSVSKNEIDNVKLLESILKKILSELK from the coding sequence ATGAATATTATAGATAATGATTTACTCTCCATGCAGGAAGCGAGAATTCTTGTTGAAAATGCTCGTGAGGCACAAAAGAAATTAGCAACTTTTCCTCAAGAGAAACTTGATGAAATAGTTGAAAGAATGGTTGAAGAAGTTGAAAAGCATTTAAAAGAATTTGCCCAAATGTCTAATGAAGAAACTGAATATGGAAGATGGGAAGACAAATATATAAAGAATAGTTTCGTATGTAAGTATCTTAGAGATAGACTACAAGGTATGAAATGTGTAGGAATAATAAATAAGGACAAGGAAAACAATACAATGGATGTTGGAGTTCCTATGGGTGTTATCATAGCATTTTGCCCAGCAACTAGTCCAATTTCTACAACAATATATAAGGCATTAATTGCAATTAAGTCAGGAAATGCAATTATATTTTCACCACATCCAAGGGCTAAGAATACAATTTCTAAAACTGTTGATATTTTAATTAGAGCAGCACAGGGAGTAGGACTTCCAGAAGGAGCTCTTGCATACTTGCATACAGTAATGGCAAGTGGTTCATTAGAACTTATGAATCATAAAGATACTTCATTAATAATGAACACTGGCGTTCCTGAAATGCTTGATGCTGCTTATAAATCTGGTAAACCAGTAATTTATGGGGGCAATGGAAATGGACCAGCATTTATAGAGCGTACAGCTGATATAGAACAAGCTGTTAAAGACATTATTAGTAGTAAGAACTTTGATTACGGAGTAGTTTCTGCAGCTGAACAATCAATAGTTGTTGATAGTTGCATTGTAGCTGAAGTAAAAAAAGCACTTCAAAAAAATGGTGGATATTTTATGACACAAGAGGAATCAGAAAAGTTAGGAGATATATTCTTTTATAAAGATGGAAGCCCTAATTTAGAGGTAATTGGTAAGTGTCCACAATTTTTAGCTAAAAAAGCTGGATTTACTGTTTCAGATGATGTAAAGGTTCTTATTTCAGAACAAAAATTTGTTTCTAACAGTAATCCTTATTCAAGAGAAAAACTTTGTCCTGTATTAGCATTTTATATAGAAGATGATTGGATGCATGCTTGTGAAAAGTGTATAGAGCTGTTACTAAGTGAAAGGCAAGGACACACATTAGTTATACATTCAAGAGATGAAGATGTTATTCAGCAATTTGCATTAAAAAAGCCAGTTGGAAGAGTACTTGTTAATACATCTGGTACTTTTGGAAGTATGGGGGCAACTACAAATTTATTTCCATCAATGACTTTAGGTAGTGGATCAGCTGGTGAAGGAATGACTTCAGACAATGTTTCACCTATGAATTTAATATATGTACGTAAAATTGGATATGGAGTTAGAAAAGTAGATGAAATGCTTAAATTATTAGAGCCTAAAGATAACTCTTCATACACAGTTTTAGAAAATAGTGTAAGTAAAAATGAAATAGATAATGTTAAGTTATTAGAAAGTATTTTAAAGAAAATATTAAGTGAATTAAAGTAA